One Granulicella sp. 5B5 DNA window includes the following coding sequences:
- the coaE gene encoding dephospho-CoA kinase (Dephospho-CoA kinase (CoaE) performs the final step in coenzyme A biosynthesis.), whose amino-acid sequence MLRVGLTGDLGSGKSTVAAMLAARGAVVLSSDEAARAMMQPGEAVYQSIVAHFGREVVAADGTLDRRKLAAIAFDPASPRVVELNAIVHPRVLAEQAKQVAMFTGTDKIVVVESALIFSAYGQTEAERRERFDRILLVIAPDEAKISRFVERVAGGRALSAEERAAVEADARRRLALQGTESHAAECLVVRNDGSLNALEAQVDKVWLDLISTPHPSPR is encoded by the coding sequence ATGCTGCGCGTTGGGCTTACGGGTGATCTCGGCAGTGGCAAGTCGACGGTTGCAGCGATGCTCGCGGCACGTGGAGCTGTCGTGCTCTCGTCCGATGAGGCTGCGCGGGCGATGATGCAACCCGGCGAAGCGGTCTACCAGTCAATCGTGGCGCACTTCGGCCGCGAGGTCGTCGCTGCGGATGGAACGTTGGATCGGCGCAAGCTTGCGGCGATAGCGTTTGATCCTGCTTCGCCGCGTGTTGTGGAGCTGAACGCGATTGTGCATCCAAGGGTGCTTGCGGAGCAGGCGAAGCAGGTTGCGATGTTTACTGGGACTGACAAGATCGTTGTTGTGGAGTCTGCGCTGATCTTCTCGGCTTATGGGCAAACGGAAGCAGAACGTCGCGAACGGTTTGACCGGATTCTGCTGGTGATTGCGCCGGATGAGGCGAAGATTTCGCGGTTTGTGGAGAGGGTGGCGGGGGGGCGTGCACTCTCCGCGGAGGAGCGGGCGGCGGTGGAGGCCGATGCGCGGCGCAGGCTGGCCCTACAGGGGACTGAGAGCCATGCGGCTGAGTGTCTGGTCGTGCGCAATGATGGCTCGCTCAACGCGCTGGAGGCTCAGGTGGACAAAGTTTGGCTGGATTTGATCTCTACCCCCCACCCCTCCCCCCGGTGA
- a CDS encoding DUF5076 domain-containing protein, translating into MSAQKFLDPPPAATRDHASFELLRVWIAEQGQHVSLRSGTWEDPFAWGIVLADLARHIVLAESMQKKDLDQDAFLERLLEGFQAEIDSPTDEPEGELAQ; encoded by the coding sequence ATGTCAGCGCAGAAGTTCCTCGATCCCCCTCCAGCTGCAACACGCGACCACGCCTCCTTCGAGTTGCTCCGCGTCTGGATAGCTGAACAGGGGCAGCATGTCAGCCTCCGCTCCGGCACATGGGAAGACCCCTTTGCCTGGGGAATCGTTTTGGCAGATCTGGCCAGACACATCGTTCTCGCCGAGTCGATGCAGAAGAAAGACCTCGATCAGGACGCGTTCCTCGAGCGCCTGCTCGAAGGCTTTCAGGCTGAGATCGATTCACCGACAGACGAACCTGAAGGCGAACTCGCCCAGTAG
- a CDS encoding carboxypeptidase regulatory-like domain-containing protein: protein MRISLRSAWATCALTLAFFLSIGLIPTTIHAQEFRGTISGAVADNTGAVIPGASITVRETSTGTVNKTTSDSAGQYVVPFLLPGTYSITANANGFQQTVRTGITLESQAHPIVNLTMQVGGANQTVTVSAAAPLIDQANASVGQVITTESVANLPLNGRTPTTLTELSEGVITTAAPQIVHPFDNGAGNSWSMGGTPNQVSEVLLDGSPDLTMLGALAYAPTEDSVQEVSVRPFDTDASFGHTIGGVINQITKSGTNAFHGSLYEFSQISDLDGDLYFNDRATPRVRTPVTHFNQYGLTVGGPVLIPKLYNGKDKLFFFFAYEGLKDSTPAATALTVPTAAERSGDFSQTLAAGCPAGFANNPATAAAICNPSGSNTAPFVDPNQLYNPYTAVGTTSKFTRSPVLNNQLTTVASTFNPIALAYLNFFPTPNNAAGAAADGQDNYISDAPSIDNYNNEFGRIDYNASERDHLFFDFRHNYRTQVKNNYFGNNTTGSNLVRENFGLTIDNVFTLNPTTIFDTRVNWTLFNEVMGTPAQQYSPSSVGLPAMMTTSSLESQLPYINFATGSSCGSETSYQCFGDTGSGFDPTTSYQVFADMVKVLGRHTLKVGFDGRQYRISIQHFLNSSGNFTFNSAYTNAGTSGNSNIFGGDLAAFMLGLPSTGDYDLEARGDYHQYYIGSFVQDDWRVTDHLTLNLGARYDIDTPFREKYGRTVDGFNPAATNAVSGATFTPVTVSSNGVSAAIASINTLGGLTFPNGNNGAVYATNNGFLSPRIGFSYNPITKLVIRGGFGIFVQPETLSTLAATGTYSTSAISNQEGFSSSTAYAGQTTNSYFTPPSYTLSNPFPNGFNAPAGSSQGASTFLGQAISFLAPVEHDPYAERYDLGAQYALTNSTLLEVLYEGNHSLHLPVASQNLNAVQSQYMTHSPYRNEALALAYATNVPNPFAGKLPNSSGCNGTTTAASSLIVPFPQFCTAAITEQNETIGQSYFNSAIVHIEQRAKHGLTLTANYSFSKLIEADTRLNDEDSFVNRRVSPFDHTHHFTVGGTYNLPFGKDKMFSFGGKRWADEVFGGFVVNGIYQFQTGPPVEFPTDIPLQPGVTLRDIANQTRNTSPTSSGNPALSASRFVTGSATTCPTAGACDGSQFINGQYIDHYRTLPTTMSWVRGDGFNNMDASILKDFHFTDSAYLQLRFETFNTFNHPVFATPNVSSATASNFGYITAVAANSQPRQVQLGARIVF, encoded by the coding sequence ATGCGAATCTCTCTACGATCAGCCTGGGCAACGTGTGCGTTGACCCTGGCATTCTTTCTCTCTATCGGCCTGATACCGACCACAATCCACGCGCAGGAGTTCCGCGGGACCATTAGTGGCGCTGTCGCGGATAACACTGGGGCGGTCATCCCCGGCGCCAGCATAACGGTGCGGGAGACCAGTACCGGCACGGTAAACAAGACGACCAGCGACAGCGCAGGCCAGTATGTGGTGCCGTTCCTATTGCCCGGAACCTACTCGATTACGGCAAACGCTAACGGCTTTCAGCAGACGGTGCGTACCGGCATCACACTGGAGAGCCAGGCGCACCCGATCGTGAATCTGACTATGCAGGTAGGGGGCGCGAACCAGACGGTGACCGTCAGCGCGGCTGCTCCACTGATTGACCAGGCAAACGCATCGGTCGGACAGGTGATCACAACTGAGTCCGTAGCCAACCTGCCGTTGAATGGCCGTACGCCGACGACCCTGACCGAGCTTTCCGAAGGGGTTATCACAACGGCCGCACCGCAGATCGTGCACCCATTCGATAACGGGGCCGGCAACTCGTGGTCCATGGGCGGCACGCCGAACCAGGTGAGCGAGGTTCTGCTGGATGGCTCGCCTGACCTGACGATGCTGGGCGCACTCGCATATGCCCCGACTGAGGACTCCGTGCAGGAGGTCTCTGTGCGTCCCTTTGACACCGATGCCAGCTTCGGCCACACCATCGGCGGCGTGATTAACCAGATCACCAAGAGCGGCACGAATGCCTTCCACGGCAGCCTGTATGAGTTCTCGCAGATCTCGGATCTCGATGGCGACCTTTACTTCAACGACCGCGCGACACCACGAGTTCGCACGCCGGTGACGCACTTCAACCAGTATGGCCTTACCGTCGGTGGCCCTGTGCTCATCCCGAAGCTCTACAACGGCAAGGACAAGCTCTTCTTCTTCTTCGCGTATGAAGGTCTGAAGGACTCCACGCCAGCGGCGACCGCATTGACGGTGCCAACGGCAGCTGAGCGCAGTGGCGATTTCTCGCAGACGCTCGCTGCGGGTTGCCCTGCGGGCTTTGCGAACAACCCAGCGACCGCGGCGGCCATCTGTAATCCCTCCGGCAGCAACACTGCGCCCTTCGTCGACCCGAACCAGCTCTACAACCCTTACACAGCAGTCGGCACGACCTCCAAGTTCACGCGTTCGCCGGTGCTGAACAACCAGCTCACGACGGTGGCCTCGACGTTCAACCCGATTGCGTTGGCATACCTCAACTTCTTCCCTACACCGAACAACGCGGCAGGAGCGGCGGCGGACGGGCAGGACAACTACATCAGCGATGCACCCAGCATCGACAACTACAACAACGAATTCGGGCGCATCGACTACAACGCGAGCGAGCGCGATCATCTGTTCTTCGACTTCCGGCACAACTACCGCACGCAGGTCAAGAACAACTACTTCGGCAATAACACGACGGGGTCCAACCTGGTGCGTGAGAACTTCGGTCTGACGATCGACAACGTCTTCACACTGAATCCCACCACGATCTTCGACACACGTGTGAACTGGACACTGTTCAACGAGGTGATGGGCACTCCTGCGCAGCAATATAGCCCGAGCTCGGTTGGCCTGCCCGCAATGATGACGACCTCCAGTCTGGAATCACAGCTGCCGTACATCAACTTTGCGACCGGCTCCAGCTGCGGCAGCGAGACCAGCTACCAGTGCTTCGGCGATACGGGTTCCGGTTTCGATCCGACCACCAGCTACCAGGTCTTCGCCGACATGGTGAAGGTGCTGGGGCGGCACACGCTGAAGGTCGGCTTCGATGGGCGGCAGTACCGCATCAGCATCCAACACTTCCTGAACTCGTCAGGCAACTTCACATTCAACTCGGCTTATACGAACGCCGGCACCAGCGGCAACAGCAATATCTTCGGCGGCGATCTTGCAGCCTTTATGCTGGGCCTGCCGAGCACTGGCGACTATGACCTGGAAGCACGTGGCGACTATCACCAGTACTACATCGGTTCGTTCGTACAGGATGACTGGCGCGTGACCGATCACCTGACGCTGAACCTCGGTGCGCGGTACGACATCGACACGCCGTTCCGCGAGAAGTATGGGCGCACGGTGGATGGCTTCAACCCGGCAGCAACGAACGCTGTCTCCGGTGCTACATTTACGCCGGTTACGGTGAGTTCGAACGGTGTCAGTGCAGCCATCGCGTCGATCAACACGCTGGGCGGTCTGACCTTCCCGAATGGCAACAATGGTGCAGTGTATGCGACGAACAACGGCTTCCTGAGCCCGCGTATCGGCTTCTCGTACAACCCGATCACGAAGCTGGTGATTCGCGGCGGCTTCGGCATCTTTGTGCAGCCGGAGACGTTGTCGACACTGGCAGCAACGGGCACGTATTCAACGTCGGCGATCAGCAACCAGGAGGGCTTCAGCTCATCGACCGCCTATGCTGGACAGACAACGAACAGCTACTTCACACCGCCGAGCTACACGCTGAGCAATCCGTTCCCGAACGGCTTCAACGCACCGGCGGGCTCCTCGCAGGGTGCAAGCACGTTCCTCGGCCAGGCAATCAGCTTCCTGGCGCCTGTGGAGCATGACCCCTACGCAGAGCGCTACGACCTTGGCGCGCAGTATGCGCTGACCAACAGCACGCTGCTCGAAGTTCTGTATGAGGGAAACCACAGCTTACATCTGCCGGTGGCCTCACAGAACCTGAACGCGGTGCAGTCGCAGTACATGACCCACAGCCCCTACCGCAATGAGGCGCTGGCGCTGGCCTACGCGACCAACGTACCGAACCCGTTCGCCGGCAAGCTGCCCAACAGCTCCGGTTGCAACGGCACCACAACGGCTGCGTCAAGCCTGATCGTTCCATTCCCGCAGTTCTGTACAGCTGCCATTACGGAGCAGAACGAGACGATTGGACAGTCCTACTTCAACAGCGCGATTGTGCACATAGAGCAGCGCGCAAAACATGGCCTGACCCTCACGGCGAACTACAGCTTCAGCAAGTTGATTGAAGCCGACACCCGCCTGAACGACGAGGACAGCTTCGTCAATCGCCGGGTCTCGCCATTTGACCACACGCACCACTTCACCGTGGGCGGCACCTACAACCTGCCGTTTGGCAAAGACAAGATGTTCAGCTTTGGCGGCAAGCGCTGGGCGGACGAGGTCTTTGGCGGCTTCGTGGTGAACGGTATCTACCAGTTCCAGACAGGCCCGCCGGTAGAGTTCCCAACCGACATCCCACTGCAGCCTGGCGTGACGCTGCGCGACATCGCCAACCAGACGCGCAACACTTCGCCGACCAGCTCGGGCAATCCGGCGCTGAGCGCCAGCAGGTTCGTCACAGGCAGCGCAACCACCTGCCCGACGGCTGGCGCGTGCGACGGATCGCAGTTCATCAACGGTCAGTACATCGACCACTACCGCACGCTGCCGACGACGATGTCGTGGGTGCGCGGCGACGGCTTCAACAATATGGATGCGTCGATCCTGAAGGACTTCCACTTCACGGACTCGGCGTACCTGCAACTGCGTTTCGAGACGTTCAACACGTTCAACCACCCCGTGTTTGCAACGCCGAACGTCTCCAGCGCAACGGCCAGCAACTTCGGCTACATCACGGCAGTGGCGGCGAACAGCCAGCCTCGGCAGGTGCAGCTGGGCGCGCGGATCGTCTTCTAA
- a CDS encoding DUF4097 family beta strand repeat-containing protein: MRLNTLIASAALCAAATLPIHAQSFATHPCNGDDNGDHTFFSHFMGGEQACEVRTTTFPLVGGHLNVKDQNGSIDVIGEDRQDIALEARVGARAGSASEAASILHEITIDTGGTVEAHGPRNYGNRNWSVSYRLRVPHRLAAEFHTMNGSLSLAALNGEIRGETTNGSVHFDNLAGDVHLSTTNGSIQARLDGSGWQGPGLTAGTTNGAINVSVPAHYSAHLVASTTNGGTHVDVPGADPSGVHRRSIDTNLGSGGATLSFETTNGGISIN; this comes from the coding sequence ATGCGCCTGAACACCCTCATCGCCAGCGCCGCCCTGTGCGCAGCTGCCACGCTCCCAATCCACGCTCAGTCCTTCGCTACGCATCCCTGCAACGGCGACGATAACGGCGATCACACCTTCTTCAGCCACTTCATGGGCGGCGAGCAGGCCTGCGAAGTCCGCACCACCACCTTCCCCCTCGTCGGCGGACACCTCAACGTCAAGGACCAGAACGGCAGCATCGACGTCATCGGTGAAGACCGCCAGGACATAGCGCTCGAAGCCCGCGTCGGTGCCCGCGCCGGCAGCGCCTCTGAAGCCGCCTCCATCCTCCACGAGATCACCATCGACACTGGCGGAACGGTCGAGGCGCACGGCCCGCGCAACTACGGCAACCGCAACTGGTCTGTCAGCTACAGGCTCCGCGTCCCGCATCGCCTCGCCGCCGAGTTCCACACCATGAATGGCAGCCTCTCACTGGCCGCGCTCAACGGTGAGATCCGCGGCGAGACCACCAACGGCAGCGTCCACTTCGACAACCTCGCCGGCGACGTCCACCTCTCCACCACCAACGGCAGCATCCAGGCCAGGCTCGACGGCTCCGGCTGGCAGGGACCGGGCCTCACCGCCGGCACCACCAACGGCGCCATCAACGTCTCCGTCCCCGCGCACTACTCCGCGCACCTGGTCGCCAGCACCACCAACGGGGGCACCCACGTCGACGTCCCCGGCGCCGACCCGTCCGGGGTACACCGCCGCTCCATCGACACCAACCTCGGCTCAGGGGGTGCCACCCTCAGCTTCGAAACCACCAACGGCGGCATCTCCATCAACTAG
- a CDS encoding LLM class flavin-dependent oxidoreductase, which translates to MRYGFWLPVFGGWLRNIDDEQMPATWEYVSDLCQQAEALGYDLTLIAELNLNDIKGVEADSLDAWTTTAALAAVTKTLELMIAVRPTFHNPALLAKQAACLDRIGQVSGGGRLTLNVVSSWWRDEATKYGIPFDEHDERYARTEEWLDVLQNCWKGQHTSHSGRFYNIDDNVLSPKPLPTRGYSRAPQGAGLPTLYAGGESETAKNLIAAKCDAYLMHGDDPKTIASKIEDMKQRRAKHPHLAPLLFGVTGYCIVRDSEAEANREVERITSQPDPSQSPAGYANFQQWITGSQLEKKLSLRDYSVSNRGLHSGMIGTPEQVKQRLADFEGAGCSLVLLQSSPQHTEMARFAAQVMQRS; encoded by the coding sequence ATGCGCTACGGTTTCTGGCTACCCGTCTTCGGCGGCTGGCTTCGCAACATCGACGATGAGCAGATGCCCGCCACATGGGAGTACGTGAGCGACCTCTGCCAGCAGGCCGAAGCCCTCGGCTACGATCTCACACTCATTGCCGAGCTGAACCTCAACGACATCAAGGGCGTCGAGGCCGACTCGCTCGACGCGTGGACGACTACCGCCGCACTCGCCGCCGTCACAAAGACGCTCGAGCTGATGATCGCCGTGCGTCCCACGTTCCACAACCCCGCGCTGCTCGCGAAGCAGGCTGCATGTCTCGACCGCATCGGTCAGGTGAGTGGGGGAGGCAGGCTCACGCTCAATGTCGTCAGCAGCTGGTGGCGCGACGAGGCGACCAAGTACGGCATCCCCTTCGACGAGCACGACGAGCGTTACGCGCGCACGGAAGAGTGGCTCGATGTGCTGCAAAACTGCTGGAAGGGCCAGCACACCTCGCACAGCGGGCGCTTCTACAACATCGACGACAACGTCCTCTCGCCCAAGCCGCTGCCCACGCGCGGCTACTCGCGAGCACCGCAGGGTGCGGGCTTGCCTACGCTCTACGCCGGTGGTGAGAGCGAGACCGCAAAGAACCTCATCGCGGCCAAGTGCGATGCTTACCTGATGCACGGCGACGATCCGAAGACTATCGCCAGCAAGATTGAGGACATGAAGCAGCGCCGCGCAAAGCATCCGCATCTTGCGCCGTTGCTCTTCGGCGTCACAGGCTACTGTATCGTGCGCGACAGCGAGGCCGAGGCGAACAGGGAAGTTGAGCGCATCACCTCGCAGCCTGATCCTTCGCAATCGCCCGCGGGGTATGCCAACTTTCAGCAGTGGATCACCGGCTCGCAGTTGGAGAAGAAGTTGAGCCTGCGCGACTACTCCGTCTCCAACCGCGGTCTACATAGCGGCATGATCGGCACGCCGGAGCAGGTGAAGCAGCGGCTCGCAGACTTCGAAGGCGCGGGCTGCTCGCTGGTGCTGCTGCAGTCGTCTCCGCAGCACACGGAGATGGCTCGCTTCGCCGCGCAGGTAATGCAGCGCAGCTAA
- a CDS encoding phage tail protein yields MTQFVVNQTRRDPYKNFKFRLKWDGVSVAGFNQVSLPAPSTPAPETLKSPGRTKYEAITLERGVTYDTGFQNWALTPPAPGNPTPPNAANLHRDLTLELFNEASDVATTYTIHGSWVSEYQALPNLNSIDNSIVIQHIKLENEGWTK; encoded by the coding sequence ATGACACAGTTCGTCGTCAATCAAACCCGTCGCGACCCATACAAGAACTTCAAGTTCCGTCTCAAATGGGACGGCGTCAGCGTTGCGGGCTTCAACCAGGTCAGCCTCCCTGCACCCTCCACGCCTGCACCCGAAACCCTCAAATCACCCGGCCGCACCAAATACGAAGCCATCACGCTGGAGCGCGGCGTCACCTACGACACCGGCTTCCAGAACTGGGCGCTCACCCCACCTGCCCCTGGCAACCCCACCCCACCCAACGCCGCAAACCTGCACCGCGACCTCACCCTCGAACTCTTCAACGAAGCCAGCGACGTCGCCACCACCTATACCATCCACGGCTCCTGGGTATCGGAGTACCAGGCCCTCCCCAACCTCAACTCCATCGACAACTCCATCGTCATCCAGCACATCAAGCTCGAAAATGAAGGCTGGACCAAGTAG
- a CDS encoding bifunctional 5,10-methylenetetrahydrofolate dehydrogenase/5,10-methenyltetrahydrofolate cyclohydrolase — protein sequence MHVEGNPRVLDGVAIAAEIKAEVAQEVAAARTKGYTPGLAVILVGEVPASQIYVRSKVKTCGELGIYSEMLTPPASSTTEELLAMVDALNKRDDIDGILIQLPLPDHVDTNQLLDAVLPEKDVDGFHPINAGRLLSGAAPNEVLAPCTPAGIIEILKRSNIPMSGQRAVVIGRSNIVGKPVASMLINESATVTICHSRTRDLATITREADILVAAIGRPGYVTPEMVRPGATIIDVGINRITTEAEVERFFPGNAKRREGFEKRGSTIVGDVDPAAFAISGAFTPVPGGVGALTIAMLMSNTVKAAKLRRKG from the coding sequence ATGCATGTTGAGGGAAACCCGCGAGTATTGGACGGCGTAGCCATCGCCGCAGAGATCAAAGCTGAAGTAGCGCAAGAGGTGGCTGCAGCGCGCACAAAGGGCTATACACCAGGCTTGGCAGTCATTCTGGTCGGCGAGGTGCCGGCCTCGCAGATCTATGTACGCAGCAAGGTGAAGACCTGCGGTGAACTGGGCATCTACTCCGAAATGCTCACTCCACCGGCGAGTTCGACCACCGAAGAGCTGCTGGCGATGGTCGATGCTCTCAACAAGCGGGACGACATCGATGGCATCCTGATCCAGCTACCACTGCCAGACCATGTAGACACGAACCAGCTGCTCGATGCTGTGCTTCCGGAGAAGGACGTCGATGGTTTCCATCCCATCAACGCTGGCCGTTTGCTCAGTGGCGCTGCGCCGAACGAGGTGCTTGCGCCTTGCACGCCTGCAGGCATCATCGAGATCCTCAAGCGCAGCAATATTCCGATGTCAGGTCAGCGCGCGGTCGTCATTGGGAGATCGAACATCGTGGGCAAACCGGTTGCATCCATGCTCATCAACGAGAGCGCGACTGTGACGATCTGTCACTCCCGCACCCGCGATCTGGCAACAATCACACGCGAGGCTGACATTCTGGTGGCGGCAATCGGCAGACCTGGGTATGTCACGCCCGAGATGGTTCGTCCGGGCGCGACCATCATCGACGTCGGCATCAATCGGATTACTACAGAGGCCGAGGTCGAACGTTTCTTCCCGGGCAACGCCAAGCGGCGCGAGGGGTTCGAGAAGCGTGGGTCGACCATCGTCGGCGATGTCGATCCAGCGGCATTTGCCATCTCGGGGGCGTTCACACCTGTTCCAGGTGGCGTTGGTGCGCTGACGATTGCCATGCTGATGTCCAACACGGTGAAGGCTGCCAAGCTGCGGCGTAAGGGCTAG
- the glmS gene encoding glutamine--fructose-6-phosphate transaminase (isomerizing) codes for MCGIVGYIGPKACVPVIMEGLARLEYRGYDSAGIAVAGGGHPLQLRRAPGKLRNLAEILAQDPVEGTYGIGHTRWATHGRPTEENAHPHRDGTGTLVVVHNGIVENYLQLKNALIAKGHKFLSETDTEIIAHVIQDEFELAAALGAPSSPTASSSAKVGSTTETTSADTVVTAPQSALPLEEAVRRAVKRLTGAFAIGVLSANEPDKMVAARMGPPIVLGLGEGEFFLASDVPGILHHTRTIYFLNDHEVATLTTAGVALTDFDGAPKTMHPQRITWDPIQAEKAGYKHFMLKEINEQPRAVRDTTLGRVSLDSGRVFLPDMKITPEEFKAATGITIAACGTSWHAGLAGKFMIERLARLPVDVDYASEYRYRDPIPNPSELGLLITQSGETADTIAAQHELIAKGSKTLAICNVVGSAVTRLAAGVITTNAGPEIGVASTKAFTAQLTALFTLALYLAQVRGTVTFEHSLYLVGELAKIPGKIEEILRTVDDQCAELAKSFSTARDFLFLGRGIHYPIALEGALKLKEISYIHAEGYPAGEMKHGPNALIDETLPVVCIATQDPNDPSSVLKYEKTLSNIQEVTARSGRVIAIAIEGDTHIGQLVEHTIYIPQSHELLLPILEVVPLQLLAYHIAVRRGCDVDQPRNLAKSVTVE; via the coding sequence ATGTGTGGAATCGTCGGATACATCGGACCGAAGGCCTGCGTCCCCGTCATCATGGAAGGCCTCGCCCGCCTCGAATACCGCGGCTATGACTCCGCCGGCATCGCCGTCGCTGGCGGCGGACACCCGCTGCAGCTACGCCGCGCCCCCGGCAAACTCCGCAACCTCGCCGAAATCCTCGCCCAGGACCCTGTCGAAGGCACCTACGGCATCGGCCATACACGCTGGGCCACGCACGGCCGCCCCACCGAGGAGAACGCGCACCCCCACCGCGACGGCACGGGCACACTCGTCGTCGTGCACAACGGCATCGTCGAAAACTATCTGCAGCTAAAGAACGCCCTCATCGCCAAGGGCCACAAGTTCCTCTCCGAAACCGACACCGAGATCATCGCGCACGTCATTCAGGACGAGTTCGAGCTAGCCGCAGCATTGGGTGCCCCATCTTCGCCGACGGCCTCATCGTCGGCTAAGGTGGGTTCGACCACCGAGACCACCTCCGCCGACACCGTCGTCACCGCGCCGCAGTCCGCGCTGCCGCTTGAAGAGGCTGTCCGCCGCGCCGTCAAGCGCCTCACCGGGGCCTTCGCCATCGGCGTCCTCTCCGCCAACGAGCCCGACAAGATGGTCGCCGCGCGCATGGGTCCGCCCATCGTGCTCGGCCTCGGAGAAGGCGAATTTTTTCTCGCCTCCGACGTCCCCGGCATTCTCCACCACACCCGCACCATCTACTTCCTCAACGACCACGAGGTCGCCACGCTCACCACCGCTGGCGTCGCGCTCACCGACTTCGACGGCGCGCCCAAAACCATGCACCCGCAGCGCATCACCTGGGACCCCATCCAGGCCGAAAAGGCCGGCTACAAGCACTTCATGCTCAAGGAGATCAACGAGCAGCCCCGCGCCGTCCGCGACACTACCCTCGGCCGCGTCTCGCTCGACTCCGGCCGCGTCTTCCTGCCCGACATGAAGATCACGCCCGAAGAGTTCAAGGCCGCCACCGGCATCACCATCGCCGCCTGCGGCACCAGCTGGCACGCGGGCCTCGCCGGCAAGTTCATGATCGAGCGCCTCGCACGCCTCCCCGTCGACGTCGACTACGCCTCCGAGTACCGCTACCGCGACCCCATCCCCAACCCCTCCGAGCTCGGCCTGCTCATCACCCAATCCGGCGAAACCGCCGACACCATCGCCGCGCAGCACGAGCTCATCGCCAAAGGCTCCAAGACGCTCGCCATCTGCAACGTCGTCGGCAGCGCCGTCACGCGCCTCGCGGCGGGTGTGATTACCACCAACGCCGGCCCCGAGATCGGCGTCGCCAGCACCAAAGCCTTCACCGCGCAGCTCACCGCGCTGTTTACGCTGGCGCTGTACCTCGCCCAGGTCCGCGGCACCGTCACCTTCGAGCACTCACTCTACCTCGTCGGCGAGCTCGCCAAAATCCCCGGCAAGATCGAAGAGATCCTCCGCACCGTCGACGACCAATGCGCCGAGCTGGCCAAGTCCTTCTCCACCGCGCGCGACTTCCTCTTCCTCGGCCGCGGCATCCACTACCCCATCGCGCTTGAAGGCGCCCTCAAGCTCAAGGAGATCTCCTACATCCACGCCGAAGGCTACCCCGCCGGCGAGATGAAGCACGGCCCCAACGCCCTCATCGACGAGACGCTCCCCGTCGTCTGCATCGCCACCCAGGACCCCAACGACCCCAGCTCCGTCCTCAAGTACGAGAAAACCCTCTCCAACATCCAGGAAGTCACCGCCCGCAGCGGCCGAGTCATCGCCATCGCCATCGAAGGCGACACCCACATCGGGCAGCTCGTCGAGCACACCATCTACATCCCCCAGTCGCACGAGCTCTTACTACCCATCCTGGAAGTTGTCCCCCTCCAACTCCTCGCCTACCACATCGCCGTCCGCCGAGGCTGCGACGTAGATCAGCCTCGGAACCTCGCGAAGAGTGTTACCGTGGAGTAA